The Mustela erminea isolate mMusErm1 chromosome 18, mMusErm1.Pri, whole genome shotgun sequence genome has a window encoding:
- the LOC116576950 gene encoding testis-expressed protein 19.2-like, translated as MCPPVSARHGAEGMSYLHASWLYQLQHGAQPGVCFACFKTAFLELRDLLELEDWEDEDWDPELAEHEAAGSEQGGSPGSGLGWGQGQGDPAQGGAAGWGPGPPAPAPAGSEEAGPDHHFVPTELEPQDAAPLGLGPEDADWMQSLPWRLEGPPTCSHWPSLPPPWQGFLKVDLPPGEPMVLELGATRAVDPAEAEAWLRDLQVISMVGCYDAIYLRKMTPGWTRRTPGQGWRVLLEPDEVWVVRLQDAPREQDLHRWQLSVLESSFPGQTEELVPAASALLKMGFTILSYSPWAPREAEEGASASRPQSSASRGRGSGAAEAGGPGPGASGGPGEGPAAGAASALGQLPPLQPFGPGPRD; from the coding sequence ATGTGCCCCCCGGTGAGCGCGCGGCACGGGGCCGAGGGCATGTCCTACCTCCACGCGTCCTGGCTGTATCAGCTGCAACACGGGGCCCAGCCGGGGGTGTGCTTCGCGTGCTTCAAGACCGCCTTTCTGGAACTCCGAGACCTGCTGGAGCTGGAAGACTGGGAGGACGAAGACTGGGACCCCGAGCTGGCGGAGCACGAGGCGGCGGGCTCCGAGCAGGGGGGGTCCCCGGGCTCGGGGCTCggctgggggcagggccagggtgaCCCCGCCCAGGGGGGTGCGgcgggctgggggccggggcccCCGGCGCCAGCCCCCGCGGGGTCCGAGGAGGCCGGCCCGGACCACCACTTCGTGCCCACCGAGCTGGAGCCTCAGGACGCCGCCCCCCTGGGCCTGGGGCCCGAGGACGCGGACTGGATGCAGAGCCTGCCCTGGAGACTCGAGGGGCCCCCCACCTGCTCGCACTGGCCGAGCCTCCCTCCCCCGTGGCAGGGCTTTCTCAAGGTGGACCTGCCCCCGGGGGAGCCCATGGTGCTGGAGCTGGGCGCCACCCGGGCCGTGGACCCCGCCGAGGCCGAGGCCTGGCTGAGGGACCTGCAGGTCATCTCCATGGTGGGCTGCTACGACGCCATCTACCTCCGCAAGATGACGCCGGGCTGGACGCGGAGGACGCCGGGCCAGGGCTGGCGGGTGCTGCTGGAGCCCGACGAGGTGTGGGTGGTGCGGCTGCAGGACGCGCCGCGGGAGCAGGACCTGCACCGCTGGCAGCTGAGCGTCCTGGAGTCCTCGTTTCCGGGCCAGACCGAAGAGCTGGTCCCCGCGGCCTCGGCCCTGCTCAAGATGGGCTTCACCATCCTCTCCTACTCGCCCTGGGCCCCGAGGGAGGCGGAGGAGGGGGCCTCGGCGTCCAGGCCGCAGTCCTCGGCCTCCCGGGGCCGCGGTTCTGGAGCCGCTGAGGCCGGGGGCCCCGGGCCCGGGGCGTCCGGGGGGCCCGGCGAGGGCCCGGCCGCCGGCGCCGCCTCGGCGCTGGGGCAGCTGCCCCCGCTCCAGCCCTTCGGCCCAGGGCCCCGGGACTGA